TTTTGCCAACCGAATCGGAAACTCTTGATTGGCAAAGTTATACTTGCCTATCTGTGATGAAACAGTTATTTGATAAGCCGTTTTCAGCTTGTGTTGGTTTAAGGCGGCCCCCAGATCACGAACCGATCTGTTTACTGCTTTTTGATAGGCAATTTCATTATTTTTAAGCGAGTGAGCTTTCAAACCGATTTGATGTTGCAGGTAATCAGCACCATAGGGTGCTAAGTCGCGTGGTTTCTTTCGTGCTAGCCCCTCCAACATCATTTCTTTCCAAGAAAGTAGCGGGTAATTATTAGCACCCGCAGTTGCATAATCCAGGGTTTCCTGTGTGATCGGATTATTCCAGCAAGAGATGCATTTTCCCTCTACATACATATGACTACCATTACTGGCGCAACCAAGTGATATCATCGAAACCAATAGTAATATAACGATCCTTGTTGCTCTCATCCTTTTCTCCTGATTATTGGCTCCATGCCATCAGTGTTATAGCCATCATCATTAGTGATATAAGTATATTTCAGTAAAATTTGTACATCAACTAGCAATATACGTCGTTGGCCTTGGTCTATTGCATGAGTAGCGCGGTAGCGGCTAACTGTAGTTAGTCTTTAATATTTCAGCACAATGTTTTCGATGTTAAGAATGTTATTGCTGTCGCAAGTCTTTCGGATATTCAAAAATCTGCCAGACAGCAGCGAATCAATTGCTATTATCAAGCAACATATTGCCAAAATAATTATATTTATGCCTTTCTCTGCGAAACATTAAAACCTAGCTATAGTCTCTGACAAGCTGCCTAACTTGAAACTTACAAGAATCTATCCCAATACATCTTCTAAACCATAAAAAAGAATAAAATGAATCAAAATACAAAAATAATCGCCGGTCTCTCATCTCTATTTTTTATGCTGCTGTGCGCCAGTTTTATGTTAGTTGTCGGCACGATTGCAGGTGATTTTCTTTATAGTGGAGTAAAGCGATGGCTTGCATCGGGAATATTGATGGTTATGTATAGTTTTGCGCAAGCTGCCTGGGGTGCAATTTGTGGCGGATTGTTCGGCTGGGCGCTGCTTTGTGATGAGAGAAAAAAACTGAAGCTATATCGCTGGAGCTGTAGCATTTTTGTGTTTAGCTGGCCAACGACTTATTTACTATTCATTGGCATGATGTAGCCTTGTCAAAGGATTGCTTTGCATGCAACCCGCTCCTTTAGCCGCAAGCTCAGTGTACTTTCCATGCATCCACTCAAAGCGAGATCATTCCTCAACAGAGGTCTTCTTCTGTAACAACTGTTGGTAAACTTGCCTAATCAGTGCATCGCACGCTCTGGCCAGGGAGTAATCTGGATTTATAGCCAAGCCATTGCGAGATTCAGCCATGCCAGACAGTAAATATTTCAACGAAGCCTCTTTATTAACGCCGCCATCGCAGCGTTCTGCCTATTCCGATCGTATGGCTTATGTCTGTGCCGAACTGGCACGATTGGCGTATTTCCCGTTTGAAGGCGGTGCAACTGCTGAGCGCTTACTCTCTCAGGTAGAAAAGGCATTAAAAGAAGTAAAGGTCGATACAAAAACCGCTAACGCAGTTAAACAGCGGGTAACGGCTCACCTGGCGCAAGATAAACTTGATGCCGCTTCTTCGTTGGCAGTTTTTAAAGAGACTCTGTTGCTAGGTGGTTTTGAGTTGATTGATACATTTGGTGCTGGTGACACTCAAGGATTTTTATGCCGACGAGATTCAACCATTGGAAAAGGCACTGCCTTTTTGGTGTACCGCGGTACTGAAAGCTTCAATGATGTAATTGATGATTTGAATGTGTTTTTAACCCGTGAGCCATTTAAGGGAACAGATGACGATGAAAGCCTGGTTCATAAAGGGTTTTATAAGCAGTTTTCTGATGTTAATGAATTGGTAAAAGGTTTACTGGAAAAAGTTGAAGACCATCAACTGATGATTACCGGACATTCATT
Above is a genomic segment from Pelagibaculum spongiae containing:
- a CDS encoding lipase family protein encodes the protein MPDSKYFNEASLLTPPSQRSAYSDRMAYVCAELARLAYFPFEGGATAERLLSQVEKALKEVKVDTKTANAVKQRVTAHLAQDKLDAASSLAVFKETLLLGGFELIDTFGAGDTQGFLCRRDSTIGKGTAFLVYRGTESFNDVIDDLNVFLTREPFKGTDDDESLVHKGFYKQFSDVNELVKGLLEKVEDHQLMITGHSLGGALAVLATRFYAKDSSGACYTYGAPAVGNPAFQWPIKTPIYRIVNEVDPVARVPSAYTGFMVQFLAHWLHKFLGLFGVERSKAADQIIHDLKLYRQNGYESYLLPKNGQIMLRVGGSLDLIDRFKFWFNKFSSKAGLRKVADYHGIDHYVERLKQWAKSRNISEIAKQPITTPDWVATEKKEAVKET
- a CDS encoding DUF4852 domain-containing protein, coding for MRATRIVILLLVSMISLGCASNGSHMYVEGKCISCWNNPITQETLDYATAGANNYPLLSWKEMMLEGLARKKPRDLAPYGADYLQHQIGLKAHSLKNNEIAYQKAVNRSVRDLGAALNQHKLKTAYQITVSSQIGKYNFANQEFPIRLAKKFKLQGGSNIATLPRHITVLVENQDALPNLKMDADTAESFLDGRNSSKGLYLRYIIEITEMVTERTFKARVREIQFIDVRPSSVTSVNKEKHQPFLVKKI